A region from the Halosolutus gelatinilyticus genome encodes:
- a CDS encoding ABC transporter ATP-binding protein, translating to MTATDPPTAVRLDGITKRFGDVVANDSVDFALETGTIHALLGENGSGKTTLMSVLYGLYEQDEGTIYVDGEPRAFDSPRDAMDAGVGMIHQHFQLVKPMTVLQNVVLGHEPTENGLVDEAAARDEIEAICSRYGFDVDRYLETPVEDLDLGAQQRVEIVKSLYRGAEVLILDEPTAVLTPQEVDRLLDVMCDLADAGRSLVFITHKLDEALAAADEITVLRDGAAVGTVDADATSEQELARQMVGREVLFDRLSREATPGDPVLEAEGLRIEGDRGLDRVRDVDLTVRTSEILGIAGVQGNGQSELVEALTGLRSVESGTIAFRGEDVTDASRRDLLEADIAYIPEDRQTEGLVQEYDLVRNALLGNQTIDPYANGRFLDWAAVRDHAEEIVAEFDVQPPNPDATASSLSGGNQQKFIVGREIGHDPAAMIASHPTRGVDIGSIEFIHNRLLELREAGLAIVVVSSKLEEIRKLADRIAVMYEGQFVDTVDPEAATDEELGLLMAGQRPDGESDAADPNRGVQP from the coding sequence ATGACTGCAACTGATCCGCCGACGGCCGTCCGACTCGACGGGATCACCAAGCGGTTCGGCGATGTCGTCGCGAACGACAGCGTCGACTTCGCGCTGGAGACGGGGACGATCCACGCGCTGCTCGGCGAGAACGGATCGGGAAAGACCACCCTCATGAGCGTCCTCTACGGCCTGTACGAGCAGGACGAGGGCACGATCTACGTCGACGGGGAACCGCGGGCGTTCGACTCGCCGCGGGACGCGATGGACGCGGGCGTCGGGATGATCCACCAGCACTTCCAGCTCGTAAAGCCCATGACCGTCCTGCAGAACGTCGTTCTCGGTCACGAGCCGACGGAGAACGGGTTAGTCGACGAAGCGGCGGCAAGAGACGAGATCGAAGCGATCTGCTCCCGGTACGGATTCGACGTCGATCGGTATCTCGAGACCCCGGTCGAGGATCTCGACCTCGGCGCCCAGCAGCGCGTCGAGATCGTCAAGAGCCTCTACCGCGGCGCGGAGGTGCTGATCCTCGACGAGCCGACGGCGGTGCTCACGCCCCAGGAGGTCGATCGGCTGCTGGATGTAATGTGCGACCTCGCGGACGCCGGCCGATCGCTCGTCTTCATCACGCACAAACTCGACGAGGCGCTGGCGGCCGCGGACGAGATCACCGTCCTCCGGGACGGCGCGGCCGTCGGGACCGTCGACGCCGACGCGACCTCCGAGCAGGAACTGGCGCGGCAGATGGTCGGCCGCGAGGTGCTGTTCGATCGGCTCTCGCGGGAGGCGACGCCCGGCGATCCGGTTCTCGAGGCGGAGGGGCTCCGTATCGAGGGCGATCGCGGGCTCGATCGGGTGCGCGACGTCGACCTGACGGTTCGAACGAGCGAGATCCTGGGCATCGCCGGGGTACAGGGGAACGGCCAGTCGGAACTGGTCGAGGCGCTCACCGGGCTCCGGTCGGTCGAGTCGGGGACGATCGCGTTCCGCGGGGAGGACGTCACCGATGCGAGCCGCCGCGACCTGCTCGAGGCGGACATCGCCTACATTCCCGAGGACCGCCAGACCGAGGGGCTGGTACAGGAGTACGATCTGGTCCGAAACGCGCTGCTCGGCAACCAGACGATCGACCCGTACGCGAACGGACGATTCCTCGATTGGGCAGCCGTTCGCGATCACGCCGAGGAGATCGTCGCGGAGTTCGACGTTCAGCCGCCGAACCCCGACGCGACGGCGTCCTCGCTGTCCGGGGGCAACCAACAGAAGTTCATCGTCGGCCGGGAGATCGGGCACGACCCGGCGGCGATGATCGCCTCGCACCCGACCCGCGGGGTCGACATCGGCTCGATCGAGTTCATCCACAACAGGCTGCTCGAACTCCGCGAGGCCGGCCTGGCGATCGTCGTCGTCTCGTCCAAGCTGGAGGAGATCAGGAAGCTCGCCGATCGGATCGCGGTCATGTACGAGGGCCAGTTCGTCGACACGGTCGACCCGGAGGCGGCGACCGACGAGGAACTGGGCCTCCTGATGGCCGGCCAGCGTCCCGACGGCGAATCGGACGCGGCCGATCCGAACCGAGGTGTCCAGCCGTGA
- a CDS encoding BMP family lipoprotein codes for MSRRVDAENGAGESDGAGDASSIGRRAVLAAGATVAGGTAIAGCLGGENGDEGGAETNVAIVSSPAGFGDNAFNDNALAGLQRAAEKWDVSVNDVQETEEAEYESTQASLADSGDYDLIVVVGFNHVDALEVNAEEYPDQNWMIINDRIEGADNVSGWIEMNNEMSFLAGVVAGTMTQEELEHEGSETEPGERTIGFVGGEDMPLINAFEQSYVEGAEWIADDVEVLTGYGGSFEDSSAAENVAASQYDDGADIIYHAASAAGTGVFSAAEENGRFAIGVDTDQSVTEEQYQDVIIGSAVKALDEATYEVAGAAAEGNFDDYVGENNLSVEQGAIDFVVGQAFESALPDAVDENLQEAKDGFANDEIELSCGPTSC; via the coding sequence ATGTCTCGTAGAGTGGATGCGGAGAACGGTGCTGGGGAATCGGACGGTGCTGGCGACGCGTCTTCGATCGGTCGCCGGGCCGTGCTGGCGGCGGGTGCGACCGTCGCCGGCGGAACGGCGATCGCCGGGTGTCTGGGGGGCGAAAACGGCGACGAGGGGGGCGCCGAGACGAACGTCGCGATCGTCTCCAGCCCCGCCGGGTTCGGCGACAACGCGTTCAACGACAACGCGCTCGCCGGCCTGCAGCGGGCGGCCGAGAAGTGGGACGTTTCGGTCAACGACGTCCAGGAGACGGAAGAGGCCGAGTACGAGTCGACGCAGGCGAGTCTCGCCGACTCCGGCGACTACGACCTCATCGTCGTGGTCGGGTTCAACCACGTCGACGCGCTGGAGGTCAACGCCGAGGAGTACCCGGACCAGAACTGGATGATCATCAACGACCGCATCGAGGGTGCGGACAACGTATCCGGGTGGATCGAGATGAACAACGAGATGTCGTTCCTGGCCGGCGTCGTGGCCGGAACGATGACCCAGGAAGAGTTGGAACACGAGGGCAGCGAGACGGAACCCGGCGAGCGCACGATCGGGTTCGTCGGCGGGGAGGACATGCCGCTGATCAACGCGTTCGAACAGTCCTACGTCGAAGGCGCCGAGTGGATCGCAGACGACGTCGAGGTGCTGACCGGCTACGGCGGGAGCTTCGAGGATTCGAGCGCGGCGGAGAACGTCGCCGCGTCGCAGTACGACGACGGTGCGGACATCATCTACCACGCGGCGTCGGCCGCCGGCACGGGCGTCTTCTCGGCCGCCGAGGAGAACGGCCGCTTCGCGATCGGCGTCGACACCGATCAGTCGGTGACCGAGGAGCAATACCAAGACGTCATCATCGGTTCAGCCGTCAAGGCGCTCGACGAAGCGACCTACGAGGTCGCCGGGGCGGCCGCCGAGGGGAACTTCGACGACTACGTCGGCGAGAACAACCTCAGCGTCGAGCAGGGGGCGATCGACTTTGTCGTCGGGCAGGCGTTCGAGAGCGCCCTTCCGGACGCCGTCGACGAGAACCTCCAGGAGGCGAAAGACGGGTTCGCCAACGACGAGATCGAACTCTCGTGCGGCCCGACGAGCTGCTAA
- a CDS encoding fibrillarin-like rRNA/tRNA 2'-O-methyltransferase: MREDALPDGVGRREFDGTTRLATRGEPVYGEPTDGEWRAWNPNRSKLGAMLALGMDTGLEGGETVLYLGAASGTTVSHVADFAGPTYAIEFAPRPARDLLSAAESRPRLFPLLKDARKPETYAHVVESDVDVVVQDVATRGQARVAIENARFLADDGRLLLAVKARSEDVTRDPADVFDDVREELADAYEPLEDRRLDDYHADHLGLVARPR, translated from the coding sequence ATGCGTGAGGACGCGCTTCCCGACGGCGTCGGTCGCCGCGAGTTCGACGGGACGACGCGACTCGCAACGCGGGGCGAGCCGGTCTACGGCGAACCCACGGACGGCGAGTGGCGCGCCTGGAACCCGAACCGATCGAAACTCGGCGCGATGCTCGCCCTCGGCATGGATACCGGACTCGAGGGCGGCGAGACGGTACTCTACCTCGGCGCCGCCAGCGGGACGACGGTGAGCCACGTCGCCGACTTCGCCGGGCCGACCTACGCGATCGAGTTCGCCCCGCGACCGGCCCGCGACCTGCTCTCGGCCGCCGAGTCGCGGCCGCGGCTGTTCCCGCTGCTCAAGGACGCTCGCAAGCCCGAGACCTACGCGCACGTCGTCGAATCGGACGTGGACGTCGTCGTCCAGGACGTCGCCACGCGCGGGCAGGCCCGCGTGGCGATCGAGAACGCGCGGTTCCTCGCAGACGACGGGCGACTGCTCCTCGCCGTGAAAGCCCGCAGCGAGGACGTGACTCGCGACCCGGCGGACGTCTTCGACGACGTGCGCGAGGAACTCGCCGACGCGTACGAACCGCTCGAGGATCGGAGACTCGACGACTACCACGCCGATCACCTGGGTCTCGTCGCGCGGCCCCGGTAA
- a CDS encoding NOP5/NOP56 family protein translates to MNEDRPASAGWFDGVDPDDLETVTARIRDGRTAEPRSWPDAAVDTGFAADEDDYYDRLHEAALAATRSVVEERERADDRQLVHAIRAMDDCTRTANELAERLTEWAGTIDPEAGTGIEYAREIAAGERELRDAATVRSLADRVVALADEADELREFVERRTPAVAPNLSALAGPILAARLLSLAGGLEPLAKKPSGTIQVLGAEDALFAHLRGHAPSPKHGIIYTHDAVRGTHPENRGSAARAVAGKLAIAARIDHYSGDLNPELEADLADRIETIQARTVDEGGDGDA, encoded by the coding sequence ATGAACGAAGACCGTCCCGCGTCCGCGGGCTGGTTCGACGGCGTCGATCCCGACGACCTCGAGACGGTGACGGCCCGGATTCGCGACGGACGCACCGCCGAACCGCGATCGTGGCCCGACGCGGCCGTCGACACCGGGTTCGCGGCGGACGAGGACGACTACTACGATCGACTCCACGAGGCCGCGCTGGCCGCGACCCGATCGGTCGTCGAGGAGCGCGAACGCGCGGACGATCGCCAGCTGGTCCACGCGATCCGGGCGATGGACGACTGCACGCGAACGGCGAACGAACTCGCCGAGCGACTGACCGAGTGGGCGGGGACGATCGATCCCGAGGCCGGAACGGGGATCGAGTACGCGCGCGAGATCGCCGCCGGGGAGCGAGAGCTCCGGGACGCGGCGACCGTCCGATCGCTGGCCGATCGCGTCGTCGCGCTCGCGGACGAGGCCGACGAGCTGCGCGAGTTCGTCGAGCGACGAACGCCGGCGGTCGCCCCCAACCTCTCGGCGCTCGCGGGGCCGATCCTGGCCGCCCGGCTGCTCTCGCTCGCCGGCGGACTGGAGCCCCTCGCGAAGAAGCCCAGCGGGACGATTCAGGTCCTCGGCGCGGAAGACGCGCTGTTCGCCCACCTTCGGGGGCACGCACCGTCGCCGAAACACGGGATCATCTACACGCACGACGCGGTCCGTGGCACTCACCCCGAGAACCGGGGTTCGGCCGCACGCGCGGTCGCCGGAAAACTCGCGATCGCCGCCCGGATCGACCACTACTCGGGCGACCTGAATCCGGAACTCGAGGCCGATCTGGCCGATCGCATCGAGACGATCCAGGCCCGGACGGTCGACGAGGGAGGTGACGGCGATGCGTGA
- a CDS encoding DUF2391 domain-containing protein, producing MSNPDLDSPPDSGGPAPAEIPSEPDVDQLLDRLEQLEELVDHPDEREQVRETMAVARRIPGLDAVGRGIRKYTARDMAEAFVGTILLALPLLVEDGVFVIADHFVGTTRAGIPIYLVGNVAFVVVLTTGLLYWTDIREVNVTNPLFGVVPRRLIGVLAISFLTAAVLLATWGRLAVDDPSPLEAFARITVVWTAGAIGAALGDILPGESAGHDVTIENLDEIVSPNK from the coding sequence GCCCGCGGAGATCCCGTCGGAGCCGGACGTCGACCAGCTGCTCGATCGGCTCGAACAGCTCGAGGAGCTCGTCGACCACCCGGACGAGCGCGAGCAGGTTCGGGAGACGATGGCGGTCGCTCGCCGGATTCCGGGGTTGGACGCGGTCGGGCGCGGGATCAGGAAGTACACGGCCCGAGACATGGCCGAAGCGTTCGTCGGAACCATCCTGCTCGCGCTCCCGCTGCTCGTCGAGGACGGCGTCTTCGTGATCGCGGACCACTTCGTCGGGACGACCCGAGCGGGGATTCCGATCTACCTCGTCGGGAACGTCGCCTTCGTCGTCGTGTTGACGACTGGGCTCCTCTACTGGACCGACATCCGCGAGGTGAACGTGACGAACCCGCTCTTCGGCGTTGTTCCCCGTCGGCTGATCGGCGTGCTGGCGATTTCGTTTCTGACGGCGGCGGTCCTGCTGGCGACGTGGGGTCGACTCGCCGTCGACGACCCGTCGCCCCTGGAGGCGTTCGCCCGGATCACGGTCGTCTGGACGGCGGGCGCGATCGGCGCCGCGCTGGGCGACATCCTCCCCGGCGAGAGCGCAGGTCACGACGTCACGATCGAGAACTTAGACGAGATCGTCTCCCCGAACAAGTGA